Part of the Roseobacter litoralis Och 149 genome, CTCTGAAACGTCGCCCATGAAATCGGAAATAAACACGGCACGCGCTGACGGGATCATCGCGCGGTGTTCGGGCGGCGCATAATCGTCCTCTGCATCCTTGGTGAACATATCTGCGAGCCGCAGTATCTGGGCATTTCCGCGCCGTGGTGGCAACGTCGTGCCAGTCAGGCCGACCCGTTCACCCCCGCGCACCAGCAGGATCGCGATGGCCAGTGCCAAGACCCGCGCGCGGTCCGCTTTTTGCGGCACGTCGCTGGTGCTGGAAAACCGCATGGATGCGCCCTGATCCACCCAAAGCATGACCGATTGTGCAATTTGCCATTCGCGTTCTCGGACGAACTGCGTGTCGCCCATCGCGGATCGACGGTGATCAATCAGGCGGCGGCTGTCTCCGGGTTGCGCGGGGCGGTATTGCCAAAAGTCGTCTCCCATGCCTGCGCGACGCCGACCATGATCGCCCAGCAGAACGGCGCCCGCCAGATGCTCAGCCCGCGCGAGCAAGGCAGGCAGCATCGCGGCCTGCGTTTCGGCAGTCGCGCGCAGCGCGGTTGGTCGCGCGTCCTGCGGCAGGGAAGACAAGGGACTCACGCGGCGGCCTTTGTCCCGGAAAGTGTCACCGCAGTGCTTTCAATCAGATCCGTCAGGCTGTCCCCGCGCGCCCGTGCGGCGAAATTCAGCGCCATGCGGTGGCTGAGAACGGGCCGGGCCATATCAATGACGTCTTCGGCGGAGGGTGCGAGCCGCCCTTCCAGCAGGGCCTTGGCGCGTACCGTCAGCATCAGCGCCTGTGCCGCGCGCGGGCCGGGGCCCCATGCCACGGTCTCACGCACCTGCTGGCTCGCGGTTTCTTCTTCGGGGCGGAAGGCCCGCACCAGATCAAGGATCATCTCAACCACGCTTTCGCCCACCGGCATGCGGCGCAGCAGCCGTTGCGCAGCCAGCAACGCGTCTGCGGAAAAGACTTCGGTTGAGGCTTCTTCGACCTCCCCGGTGGTTGCCAGCAGAATGTCACGTTCCGTGTTGCGGTCCGGATAGGCCACGTCGATCTGCACAAGGAAACGGTCAAGCTGCGCTTCGGGCAGCGGATAGGTGCCTTCCTGCTCAATCGGGTTCTGCGTGGCCAACACGTGGAACGGCACGCCAAGGCTGCGGTTTTCGCCGGCAACGGTAACTGTTTTTTCCTGCATCGCCTGCAACAGGGCGGATTGCGTCCGCGGCGAGGCGCGGTTGATTTCATCCGCCATCAGCAGCTGGCAAAAGATCGGCCCTTCGATGAAGCGGAACGCGCGGCTGCCGTCGGAGGCTGTATCCAGCACCTCGGAGCCGAGGATATCCGCAGGCATCAGGTCGGGCGTGAACTGTACGCGGTTGCCATGCAGCCCCATCACGGTCGACAACGTCTCAACCAGACGTGTCTTGCCCAGCCCCGGCAAACCGATCAACAGGCCATGCCCACCACAAAGCAGCGCGGTCAGCGTCAGCTCAACCACACGTTCCTGACCGATAAAGCGTTTGGTGATCGATGACTTGGCCTCAGCCAGTTTCTCGCCCAGTGCTTCGATCTCGGCGACCAAATCCTCTGCTTCACTCATGACAATCCGCTCCGTTGGGTTATATGCTTCACTGTAAATCTATGGCGCTCTAATGAAATGGCAAAAGCAATGAGTGGACAAAAAACCGTTACCCCATCGGCAGAGGGCCTTGCAGCGTCAATAAATGCAGCAAAAACACGCGGCTTACCGCCCGTTCATTTGTGGAATCCGCCGTTTTGTGGCGATCTGGACATGCGAATTGCCCGCGATGGCACGTGGTTTTACGAGGGAACGCCGATTGGCAGGCCCGGTTTGGTCAAATTATTTTCATCGATTCTCAAAAAAGAAGGTGAAGATTACTTTCTCGTCACCCCGGTGGAAAAGGTCGGGATCACGGTGGACGATGCGCCCTTTGTCGCCGTCGATTTCGAAGCGCGCGGCACCGGCAAAGATCAGGTGTTGAAATTCTTCACCCATGTGGATGACAGCGCCGTGGCCAGCGCTGAGCTGCCCATCCGCGTTGAACGCGATCCCGAAACCGGCGAACCGTCGCCCTATATCAGGGTGCGCAGCAATCTGGATGCGTTGATTGACCGCAAGAGCTTTTACCGGCTCGTTGATCTTGGCGCGCATCATGACGGCTGGTTTGGTCTGTGGTCGTCTGGAGCTTTCTTTCCGGTGATCCCCAGCGCGGATTTGCCGTGACGTTGGCATTTTAAGGGCTTTCCGCTTGGGTCTTGAGGTCGCGATTGATAGCGTGATCCGAAGGGGAGAACGATCATGCCGAAACTTGCCGCCAACCTAAGCACCCTTTGGGCTGAGTTGCCCTATCTTGACCGATTTGAAGCGGCGCAGGCGGCAGGGTTTGAGGGCGTCGCGGTGCCGCTGCCCTACGAAATGCCTGCCAAAGAGACGCAACGCGCCGCCCTGCGATCAGGCCTGCCAGTGGTGCATATCTGCGCA contains:
- a CDS encoding DUF58 domain-containing protein, encoding MLPALLARAEHLAGAVLLGDHGRRRAGMGDDFWQYRPAQPGDSRRLIDHRRSAMGDTQFVREREWQIAQSVMLWVDQGASMRFSSTSDVPQKADRARVLALAIAILLVRGGERVGLTGTTLPPRRGNAQILRLADMFTKDAEDDYAPPEHRAMIPSARAVFISDFMGDVSEVKLALTKAADRGVRGVLLHVLDPSEEEFPFSGRTIFESVGGTISHETLKANDLRTRYLDRLAARKTELQHLCAVTGWQYGQHHTNMSAQSALLWLYSALDTGGFR
- a CDS encoding DUF1285 domain-containing protein; the protein is MSGQKTVTPSAEGLAASINAAKTRGLPPVHLWNPPFCGDLDMRIARDGTWFYEGTPIGRPGLVKLFSSILKKEGEDYFLVTPVEKVGITVDDAPFVAVDFEARGTGKDQVLKFFTHVDDSAVASAELPIRVERDPETGEPSPYIRVRSNLDALIDRKSFYRLVDLGAHHDGWFGLWSSGAFFPVIPSADLP
- a CDS encoding AAA family ATPase — protein: MSEAEDLVAEIEALGEKLAEAKSSITKRFIGQERVVELTLTALLCGGHGLLIGLPGLGKTRLVETLSTVMGLHGNRVQFTPDLMPADILGSEVLDTASDGSRAFRFIEGPIFCQLLMADEINRASPRTQSALLQAMQEKTVTVAGENRSLGVPFHVLATQNPIEQEGTYPLPEAQLDRFLVQIDVAYPDRNTERDILLATTGEVEEASTEVFSADALLAAQRLLRRMPVGESVVEMILDLVRAFRPEEETASQQVRETVAWGPGPRAAQALMLTVRAKALLEGRLAPSAEDVIDMARPVLSHRMALNFAARARGDSLTDLIESTAVTLSGTKAAA